A part of Pectinophora gossypiella chromosome Z, ilPecGoss1.1, whole genome shotgun sequence genomic DNA contains:
- the LOC126380428 gene encoding craniofacial development protein 2-like translates to MASILATAALQQGTCVVPERAPRQLTAVLWSPTKSGRKKHNNNINVSFNIAAWNVRTLLDNDNNLCPERKTALIVRELSRYNIDIAAISETHLADSGKLCEEMGGYTYYWMGKPASDKAASGVGFAIRNSIARSLIESPKGINDRLMSLRLHISPRKHLHLVSVYAPTMTTSDEDKYQFYENLREVLQKIPACDKVILLGDFNARVGTEYIAWKNVLGKHGVGKCNTNGLALLTLCSEFDLSITNTFFRLPNKYKTSWMHPRSGHWHLLDYIIVRRQDLRDVLITRAMRGAQGWTDHRLIRSRMRLNYKPPRRAEHKVPARLAFAKLVHDEATQDKLDAEFDVLMSSTDDSTSVNTKWCAYARALYSVSQQVIGKPQKKNEDWFDDSDVELRQLVESFRLALRGVTSVGQRRSIQQDLKVKIRELKDSWWRRKAEDLQLLADTSQTAKFFEGLKSVYGPRAIKTAPVYS, encoded by the exons ATGGCATCGATCCTGGCAACAGCGGCGCTGCAGCAGGGCACCTGCGTTGTGCCTGAAAGGGC ACCCAGACAGCTAACTGCGGTTCTCTGGTCACCAACTAAAAGCGGTCGAAAGAagcacaataataatataaatgtatcCTTCAATATAGCTGCATGGAATGTACGAACTTTATTGGACAATGACAACAACCTCTGTCCCGAAAGAAAAACTGCACTCATAGTACGTGAATTGTCCCGCTATAATATCGACATAGCCGCGATCAGTGAAACTCATTTAGCAGACAGCGGTAAGCTCTGTGAGGAGATGGGTGGATACACATATTACTGGATGGGTAAACCAGCAAGTGACAAAGCCGCAAGTGGCGTTGGATTTGCGATCAGGAACAGCATCGCCAGGTCTCTTATTGAGTCTCCTAAGGGCATCAATGATAGACTTATGTCTTTGCGACTCCATATATCGCCTAGAAAACATCTTCATCTAGTGAGCGTGTATGCACCCACCATGACAACATCTGATGAGGATAAGTACCAATTTTATGAGAATCTGCGTGAAGTTTTGCAGAAAATCCCAGCTTGTGACAAGGTAATTTTGCTCGGTGACTTTAATGCGCGTGTTGGTACAGAGTATATCGCCTGGAAGAATGTATTAGGGAAGCATGGAGTCGGTAAGTGTAATACCAATGGCTTAGCGCTTCTTACTCTTTGCTCCGAATTCGATCTTAGCATCACAAACACGTTCTTCAGGCTCCCTAACAAATACAAGACATCCTGGATGCATCCGCGCTCTGGGCATTGGCACCTTCTTGACTACATCATTGTACGCAGGCAAGACCTAAGAGATGTACTTATTACAAGAGCAATGCGTGGTGCCCAGGGATGGACTGACCATCGTCTCATCAGATCCAGGATGCGGCTGAATTACAAGCCTCCGCGCAGAGCAGAACACAAAGTTCCAGCCAGGCTGGCCTTTGCAAAACTGGTCCACGATGAAGCGACGCAGGACAAACTTGATGCGGAATTTGATGTTTTGATGTCCAGCACTGACGACTCTACCTCAGTAAATACCAAGTGGTGTGCATACGCAAGGGCTTTGTACAGTGTTTCTCAGCAAGTGATTGGTAaaccacaaaagaaaaatgaaGATTGGTTTGATGATTCTGATGTGGAATTGCGACAGCTTGTTGAGAGTTTTCGTCTTGCTCTGCGGGGTGTCACTAGTGTGGGACAGCGCAGGTCTATACAACAGGATCTCAAGGTAAAGATCCGAGAACTGAAGGACAGTTGGTGGCGCCGCAAGGCCGAAGACTTGCAGTTGCTAGCTGACACTAGTCAAACTGCAAAGTTCTTTGAAGGGCTGAAGTCCGTTTACGGACCACGCGCGATAAAGACTGCCCCAGTCTACTCGTGA